In Gracilibacillus salitolerans, the sequence TTTTTAGTTTATCTTTCGGTTGTGTTATTTGGAAACTTTGTAAGTGATGGTACAACCTTTATCAGAATGAGATCTATAAGAAACGCGTTAATAGGAGTAAAGCATAATATTATCCCTTTTTCTACTATTGGAACCTATCTGTTTAATTATAATAGTTATAATCCAAATATTTGGTTTTATAATACTTTCGGCAATATCTTATTATTTGTCCCCATGGGAATTTTACTTCCTATCTTATCGACAAAGCTAACAAGGTTACTTTTAACAATTGGTATTACATTTCTATTAAGTTTGACTATTGAAATAATACAACTTGTTACTCAATTAGGTGTTTTTGATGTAGATGATATATTGCTAAATACATTAGGTGGATATGTAGGTTTTTTGATTTTTGTTTTGTTTAAAAATAAGAAAAAGGATACTTAATTAAAAAGCTTAGAGATAATCTCTAAGCTTTTTAGTGGTGAAAATAACCGAAGTTTCTATTTACGACAACGCCTTTAAATGAAACAATCTTGATTGATAATCCCCAGGATGCTCCTGTCCCCAATACTCATTAGCGCGGTTAATGTAATTACCTGCCAGGATAATCCCGATATTCATCAGCTCACTGCCATAATACGTCGTTTCGCCATTTACTTCATACAATGTATCTGGCTCTAGACCGGTTAATTTGATGCGGTTATACGCCTCATTCGGTTTTGCCAGTACTTTATAATAACCAACTAATGCTTCCGATTTTTCTTCGTTTACCACCATCCATGTTGTTTCATTATTTTCAAACGGACTGGATAGTCGATAGAATTCCCCATCTCTTATGAAGGATCTTTTTTCTTTAAAGAAAGCAACTTGTTCTTTTACTTTTTGTTTTTCTGCTTCTGTCAGTTTCGTAATATCCAACTCATAACCGAAAGTACCAAAATAGGCTACCGCTGCTCGAGTATCAAGCGACGCAAGACGTCCGACTTGATGATTTGGAATGGCAGAAACGTGACTTCCGATCGCACTTAACGGATAGACCATCGATGTACCATATTGAATCTTTAAACGTTCGACTGCATCGGTATCATCACTTGTCCAAGTTTGTGGGGCGTAATATAACATACCCGGATCAAATCTGGCACCGCCACCGGCACATGATTCAAAAAGGATTTCAGGATATTTCTTGATCAGACGTTCATATAAGTTATACACACCTAAAATATAACGATGGTACACTTCACCTTGTTGATCTGCAGGTAGACTTTGTGAAAAGGCTTCGGTTATATGCCGGTTCATATCCCACTTAATATAGGAGATTTTTGATTTTGAAATAATTTTATCCATTAAATCAAAAATATAATCAACTACCTCACCTCGAGTGAAGTCTAGTACAAATTGGTTTCGACCGTGTGAAGCTTTGCGTTCCGGTGTAGAAAGAATCCAGTCAGGATGTTCTTCAAACAGTTTGGTATCTTTACATACCATTTCTGGTTCAAACCAAAGACCAAATTGCATATCTAACGCTTCTACTTTTTCGCTTAAGCCATTGATACCATTTGGCAATTTTTCTTCATATTCAAACCAATCTCCAAGTGAACTTGTGTCATCATCACGTTTGCCAAACCAGCCATCATCTAGAACAAATAATTCAATTCCTAAGTTTCGGGCTGTTTTGGCAATGTCCAGTACTTTCTCTTCATTAAAATCGAAATAAGTTGCTTCCCAATTATTAATCAGGATAGGACGAACTTTATCGCGCCAAAACCCTCTGACTAAGCGTTCGCGATACAGCTTATGGAAAGTTTGGCTCATACCATTCAGTCCTTGATCAGAATAAACGAGCACACTTTCAGGTGTTTGGAAGCTTTCACCGCCTGCTAATTTCCATTTAAAACGATATGGGCTAATCCCCATGTTAACGCGGCTTACGTTATAGGTGTCTACTTCTACTTGTGCTAAAAAATTCCCACTGTATACAAGACTGAAACCGTACACTTCTCCTTGATGTTCATCTGCGTTCGAACGTTTCAAAGCAAAAAAAGGATTAAAAACATGGCTACTTGCACCACGGTTTGAATAAATCGATTGAATGCCTTTCGATAATCGTTTCGTTTCCACATGTCCTTCTCTTGCCCAGGCTCCTTGTAAATGAACCATATCGAATTGGTCATCAGCTAAATCCACATTCATACTCATTGCCTGATCAAGATAATAAGTTTCTTTACCTTCATTTATAAATTTCGCATTTCGCGTTATTACATTACGGTTTTGGTAAATAGTATAAGAAAGAATTAATCGACATTGTAATACGTCATCTATTAACTCAATTTCGAGTGTATCTGCTTCCTCTTCATTTTCAACATAGGTAGCGGGTAAGTTCGTTAATGTCTTTTTTCCTTTTATTATTTGAAAGCTATCGTATGTAAAGTTAGTAATATGACTGCCATCTTCTCTTAAAATAGCATGAGCAGGATAACGAAAGTCTGTTGATCCATAACTAGGATACTCTTGTTTAATATGCTCCATGGAAGAAGTATGGTCCCCTTCAAACATATTTGTTGATGGACGGATTTCTCGTTCGATTAAATGGGTGAATGATTCCCTGTGGTGAATTCGCTTACCATAGTATAAATGTTCAAGCTGGTGGCTTTTTTCTAAGACACGGAAAATGTAACTTACATTATCGTTGTACAGATGAAATTCTAACTGCTCCTGGTTCACTTGAATAGGCATGATTATTCCTCCTTTTTGTTAAGTAAAAGTTAACGTTTACTTGCTTAAATATATTAAAAATATAGGGTGTTGTCAAAGTATATAAGTAGATTAAGATAAATACCTAGACAATCAGA encodes:
- a CDS encoding VanZ family protein — protein: MKVLVLHLKLKRMVIFLFLVYLSVVLFGNFVSDGTTFIRMRSIRNALIGVKHNIIPFSTIGTYLFNYNSYNPNIWFYNTFGNILLFVPMGILLPILSTKLTRLLLTIGITFLLSLTIEIIQLVTQLGVFDVDDILLNTLGGYVGFLIFVLFKNKKKDT
- a CDS encoding alpha-galactosidase, whose protein sequence is MPIQVNQEQLEFHLYNDNVSYIFRVLEKSHQLEHLYYGKRIHHRESFTHLIEREIRPSTNMFEGDHTSSMEHIKQEYPSYGSTDFRYPAHAILREDGSHITNFTYDSFQIIKGKKTLTNLPATYVENEEEADTLEIELIDDVLQCRLILSYTIYQNRNVITRNAKFINEGKETYYLDQAMSMNVDLADDQFDMVHLQGAWAREGHVETKRLSKGIQSIYSNRGASSHVFNPFFALKRSNADEHQGEVYGFSLVYSGNFLAQVEVDTYNVSRVNMGISPYRFKWKLAGGESFQTPESVLVYSDQGLNGMSQTFHKLYRERLVRGFWRDKVRPILINNWEATYFDFNEEKVLDIAKTARNLGIELFVLDDGWFGKRDDDTSSLGDWFEYEEKLPNGINGLSEKVEALDMQFGLWFEPEMVCKDTKLFEEHPDWILSTPERKASHGRNQFVLDFTRGEVVDYIFDLMDKIISKSKISYIKWDMNRHITEAFSQSLPADQQGEVYHRYILGVYNLYERLIKKYPEILFESCAGGGARFDPGMLYYAPQTWTSDDTDAVERLKIQYGTSMVYPLSAIGSHVSAIPNHQVGRLASLDTRAAVAYFGTFGYELDITKLTEAEKQKVKEQVAFFKEKRSFIRDGEFYRLSSPFENNETTWMVVNEEKSEALVGYYKVLAKPNEAYNRIKLTGLEPDTLYEVNGETTYYGSELMNIGIILAGNYINRANEYWGQEHPGDYQSRLFHLKALS